The following coding sequences lie in one Methylotuvimicrobium alcaliphilum 20Z genomic window:
- a CDS encoding EAL domain-containing protein: protein MSGSSVLCCPESEISSAQSHIVGIGASAGGLEALSAFVGNIPEGLGCVYIIAQHMSPNHRSMMVDILSRESTLPVQTVVDGGLPEPENIYVVPPGFNLSIREGVFRLQPPLPEISPKPSVNLLFQSMAEYYDERAVGIILSGTGSDGTSGLRAVKAAGGITFAQLPESAKYDGMPRSAIESGVVDRIMMPDQMGRDLERLIKFPNVDLPDDDTDEQTSELARLFDEVRQKTKIDFSSYKLSTVLRRLQRRFLATETENLSAYLGYIEQNPNELDSLAKETLISVTEFFRDKESQKTLERYIKELIARKKPNEEIRVWVVGCATGEEAYSLAILFSEHIRSQDSRARLQVFATDIDNDALSFARRGFFNSAAMAEVPQEYLNRYFRPSGNGFEPIKELRDCIVFARQDIVSDPPFLKVDLISCRNVLIYFNADLQAKVLNVLHFALKTDGLLFLGKSESVSQKDTLFAVLDRRARIFQSRGGGSALDIKMSRRGRLPLTLPPKKQDHTHERQFFEAVRKFYAPYAMLIDSAFNIVYLQGSINKFIDFPSGRPDMNLAQIIVPEFRNELLTTLHRARRHQASVYSRKRRIASLDFQTWRLAVHPLEDYRDEIYLLAFEETGKSSGNKSDSVNLLASANEAGDDDELQSVREHLQTLLEEMASSNEEMQALNEEVQASNEELQATNEELEAANEELQATNEELISVNEESLVKSAELAALNSEFESLYNTMDFPILVFDCHLILKRSNLSAMRQLDISMSGNNRHVSRIDFPPYLVDIEKRLLNAADKQRKENYTVYLNDRSYQVYITPTINTTGVTQSIVLFIIDNTELVAANRLIKETQDKLLSIMNHSPYLVSLKDTAGRYEFVNYRFCELFGVSGESILGKTDRQLFSQDIADPLRRRDLEAMEHQSLVQAKQEFKIGSRSVFLESTHFSIFDQSGVARSICMQAIDVTQKQKAEEQLRLAVKVFDRAGEAIMITDASGRIIKVNDAFTTITGYQPGDVIGRKPSILQSGLHDDAFYQAMWNSIKGNGGWQGEINNRRADGTVYPEWLTISAVHDVSGELVNYVGIFSDISAMKASQNRIEHLATHDELTGLPNRTLLMDRLRHNLFQAKRKKESLAVLFIDLDNFKNINDALGHEAGDVLLKQATDRLLACMRDADTLARLGGDEFVAILYNIDGADINRIAIRVVDSLSASFRIYDRDCFVSCSMGISIYPQDGEDSTTLLKNADTAMYRAKDQGRNQFQYFADEMKLKALQRLTIETGLRLAMDHQRLFLHYQPKIDLPSGLIVGAEALLRWHDPNLGNVSPAQFIPVAESCGLINKLGEQVMTMVAADIHFWKQKGVEVPPIAINLSVHQLRDKRFGDILISRLSEFDVPAQAITLEITESMLMERIEETERLLADLSAQGFKISVDDFGTGYSSLLYLKKLPIDELKVDRSFVDGIDEQSEDRSITDAIINMAHALHLKVVAEGVETEAQLRVLRSLDCDVVQGYYYYRPLSANQFYAVLAQ from the coding sequence ATGTCAGGCTCATCCGTACTTTGCTGTCCAGAATCAGAGATTAGTTCCGCTCAATCCCATATCGTTGGTATTGGTGCTTCCGCAGGTGGTCTCGAGGCGTTGTCGGCGTTTGTCGGTAATATACCCGAGGGGCTTGGGTGCGTGTATATCATTGCGCAACACATGTCGCCGAATCATCGCAGCATGATGGTCGATATATTATCGAGAGAGTCCACACTGCCCGTTCAAACAGTGGTAGACGGCGGTTTACCTGAGCCCGAAAATATCTATGTCGTCCCTCCCGGTTTCAATCTGTCGATTCGAGAAGGCGTATTTCGATTGCAGCCGCCGTTGCCGGAAATTTCGCCGAAGCCTTCGGTTAATTTATTGTTTCAATCGATGGCCGAATATTACGACGAACGCGCGGTCGGCATTATTTTATCCGGAACCGGGTCAGACGGAACGAGCGGTTTGAGAGCAGTCAAGGCGGCCGGCGGCATCACCTTCGCACAACTGCCGGAGTCGGCCAAGTACGACGGCATGCCTCGCTCGGCGATCGAATCTGGCGTGGTCGACCGTATCATGATGCCCGATCAGATGGGCCGGGATTTGGAACGCTTGATTAAATTTCCGAACGTCGATTTACCGGATGACGATACGGATGAACAGACTTCGGAATTGGCGCGTCTTTTCGACGAGGTGCGGCAAAAAACCAAGATCGATTTTTCGAGTTACAAATTGTCGACGGTTCTGCGGCGATTACAACGACGTTTTTTAGCGACCGAAACTGAAAACCTGAGCGCTTATTTGGGTTATATCGAGCAGAATCCGAACGAGCTGGATAGTCTGGCGAAAGAAACGTTGATTTCGGTGACCGAATTTTTTCGCGACAAAGAGTCGCAAAAAACCTTGGAACGCTATATCAAAGAATTGATCGCGCGCAAAAAGCCCAACGAGGAAATCCGTGTGTGGGTTGTCGGTTGCGCGACCGGAGAAGAGGCTTATTCGCTCGCGATTTTATTCAGCGAACATATCCGTTCGCAAGATAGTAGGGCGAGGCTTCAGGTTTTCGCGACCGATATCGACAACGATGCGCTATCGTTTGCTCGACGCGGATTCTTCAATAGCGCGGCGATGGCTGAAGTACCCCAAGAATATCTCAACCGCTATTTTCGCCCCTCCGGTAACGGCTTTGAACCGATCAAGGAATTGCGCGACTGTATCGTGTTCGCGAGACAAGATATTGTCAGCGATCCGCCGTTTTTAAAAGTCGATTTGATCTCGTGTCGCAATGTATTGATTTATTTCAATGCCGATTTGCAGGCCAAAGTTTTGAATGTCTTGCATTTTGCCTTGAAAACCGACGGTCTGCTGTTTCTCGGCAAATCCGAAAGTGTCAGTCAAAAGGATACGTTGTTTGCCGTGCTGGATCGTCGCGCGCGTATCTTTCAGAGTCGCGGAGGAGGCAGTGCGCTGGATATTAAAATGAGTCGGCGCGGCCGACTGCCGTTGACGCTGCCGCCGAAAAAACAAGATCATACCCATGAGCGCCAATTTTTCGAAGCGGTGCGAAAGTTTTATGCGCCGTATGCGATGTTGATCGATTCGGCGTTCAATATCGTTTATTTGCAAGGCTCGATCAATAAATTCATCGATTTTCCAAGCGGCAGACCCGATATGAACCTGGCGCAAATCATCGTACCCGAATTTCGTAACGAACTGTTGACGACCTTGCATCGCGCTCGCCGGCATCAGGCGAGCGTGTATAGCCGTAAGCGGCGTATTGCATCGCTCGACTTCCAAACCTGGCGTCTGGCCGTGCATCCGCTCGAGGATTATCGGGACGAAATTTATTTGCTTGCATTCGAGGAAACCGGAAAATCGAGCGGCAATAAATCCGACTCGGTGAATTTGTTGGCATCGGCCAACGAAGCCGGTGACGACGATGAGCTGCAATCCGTACGCGAACACTTGCAAACCTTGCTCGAAGAGATGGCCTCTTCAAACGAGGAAATGCAAGCACTTAATGAGGAAGTGCAAGCATCCAACGAAGAGCTGCAGGCGACGAACGAAGAGTTGGAGGCTGCGAATGAAGAGTTGCAAGCGACCAATGAAGAATTGATCAGCGTCAATGAAGAAAGCTTGGTCAAATCGGCCGAATTAGCCGCGCTAAACAGCGAATTTGAAAGTCTTTATAATACGATGGATTTTCCGATCCTCGTCTTCGATTGCCACCTGATTCTCAAACGCTCCAATCTGAGCGCGATGCGGCAACTCGATATTTCGATGTCCGGTAACAACCGTCATGTGTCGCGTATCGACTTTCCTCCTTACTTGGTCGATATCGAAAAGCGCCTGCTGAATGCCGCCGACAAACAGCGCAAAGAAAATTACACGGTCTATCTAAACGATCGCTCGTATCAGGTTTATATCACGCCGACGATAAATACTACAGGCGTTACGCAAAGCATCGTGTTGTTCATTATCGACAATACCGAACTGGTTGCCGCGAATCGTTTGATCAAGGAAACGCAAGACAAACTGCTGTCGATTATGAATCACTCGCCTTACTTGGTGTCTTTGAAAGATACGGCGGGACGATACGAATTCGTCAATTATCGCTTCTGTGAACTGTTCGGCGTCAGTGGCGAGTCGATCTTGGGTAAAACCGATCGGCAGCTATTTTCGCAGGATATTGCTGATCCGTTGCGCCGCCGCGATTTGGAGGCGATGGAACATCAATCGTTGGTTCAGGCGAAACAGGAATTTAAAATCGGCTCCCGGTCCGTGTTTTTGGAGTCGACGCATTTTTCGATATTCGATCAAAGCGGCGTTGCCCGTTCGATTTGCATGCAAGCGATTGACGTGACGCAAAAACAAAAAGCCGAAGAGCAATTACGCCTGGCCGTCAAAGTGTTCGACCGGGCTGGCGAGGCAATCATGATTACCGACGCGTCCGGTCGCATCATCAAGGTCAACGATGCGTTTACGACGATTACCGGCTATCAGCCCGGCGACGTGATTGGACGCAAACCTTCGATCCTACAATCGGGTTTGCATGACGACGCGTTTTATCAAGCAATGTGGAATAGCATCAAGGGAAACGGCGGTTGGCAGGGCGAAATCAACAACCGGCGAGCCGACGGTACGGTTTACCCCGAGTGGTTGACGATCAGCGCGGTACATGACGTCAGCGGCGAGTTGGTCAATTATGTCGGCATCTTCAGCGATATTTCCGCGATGAAGGCTTCGCAGAATCGCATCGAGCATTTGGCGACGCATGATGAACTGACCGGTTTGCCGAATCGGACGCTATTGATGGATCGGCTGAGGCATAATTTATTTCAGGCTAAGCGCAAGAAAGAATCGCTCGCGGTTCTATTCATCGATTTGGACAACTTCAAGAATATCAACGACGCGTTGGGGCATGAAGCTGGCGATGTTTTATTGAAACAAGCGACTGACCGGTTATTGGCGTGCATGCGCGACGCCGATACGCTTGCCCGTTTGGGTGGAGATGAATTCGTCGCGATTTTGTACAATATCGACGGCGCCGATATCAATCGAATCGCGATACGAGTCGTCGATTCGCTTTCCGCATCGTTCCGTATTTACGATCGAGACTGTTTCGTTTCATGCAGTATGGGTATCAGTATTTACCCGCAGGACGGGGAGGACAGTACGACGTTGTTGAAAAATGCCGATACCGCGATGTATCGCGCGAAGGATCAAGGCAGAAATCAATTTCAATATTTCGCCGACGAAATGAAGCTGAAAGCTTTGCAGCGTTTGACGATCGAAACCGGCTTGCGGCTCGCGATGGATCACCAACGGCTTTTTTTGCATTATCAACCGAAAATTGATTTGCCGAGCGGTTTGATCGTCGGTGCCGAAGCGTTATTACGGTGGCACGATCCGAATTTGGGCAACGTATCGCCGGCGCAGTTTATTCCGGTCGCGGAAAGCTGCGGTTTGATCAATAAGCTCGGTGAACAGGTCATGACAATGGTGGCTGCCGATATTCATTTTTGGAAGCAAAAAGGGGTCGAGGTTCCGCCGATTGCGATTAATCTGTCGGTGCATCAGTTAAGGGATAAACGTTTCGGCGATATACTGATCTCACGTTTGAGTGAATTCGACGTCCCGGCGCAAGCGATTACGTTGGAGATTACCGAAAGTATGCTGATGGAGCGTATTGAAGAAACCGAGCGTTTGTTGGCGGATTTATCAGCTCAAGGCTTTAAAATTAGCGTCGACGATTTCGGCACCGGTTATTCATCTCTGTTATATCTTAAAAAGCTGCCGATCGACGAATTGAAAGTCGACCGGAGTTTCGTTGACGGGATCGACGAGCAGTCCGAAGATCGCTCGATTACGGATGCCATTATCAATATGGCGCACGCGTTACATTTGAAAGTCGTTGCCGAGGGCGTCGAAACTGAAGCGCAATTACGTGTTTTGCGCAGCCTCGATTGCGACGTTGTTCAAGGATACTATTATTACCGGCCGTTATCGGCAAACCAATTTTATGCTGTATTGGCACAATAG
- a CDS encoding biliverdin-producing heme oxygenase: MSENFAESLHSFLKERTRDSHRRLDRNSMLRSLLDNGLTESVYGDVLQAMYAFYAAVEPQILAYLERSALPFDYRERVKLPLLANDLSRLDRKPVPPVETMPDLIQDAELIAALYVLEGATLGGQMIVKSLTSKHAGLPVEFYTGYGTFTQQRWREFWLFAEVYCPQSDWCVAGDYAVSLFALLESRLSGE; encoded by the coding sequence ATGAGCGAGAATTTTGCCGAATCGTTACACAGTTTTTTAAAAGAGCGAACCCGGGATTCGCACCGCCGGCTCGATCGAAACAGTATGCTGAGAAGCTTGCTGGATAACGGACTGACCGAATCCGTTTATGGGGATGTTTTACAGGCGATGTACGCATTTTATGCTGCGGTTGAACCGCAAATACTGGCTTATCTGGAGCGATCGGCGCTGCCGTTCGATTACCGTGAGCGAGTCAAATTGCCGTTGCTTGCGAACGATTTGTCGCGGCTTGATCGAAAGCCGGTTCCGCCCGTCGAGACGATGCCGGATTTAATACAAGACGCCGAATTGATTGCTGCGTTGTATGTGCTCGAAGGCGCGACGCTCGGCGGTCAGATGATCGTCAAATCGCTGACTTCGAAACATGCTGGCCTGCCGGTCGAATTTTATACCGGTTACGGCACGTTTACACAACAGCGCTGGCGCGAGTTTTGGTTGTTTGCCGAGGTGTATTGCCCGCAAAGCGACTGGTGTGTTGCCGGCGATTATGCCGTGTCACTCTTTGCGTTACTTGAAAGCCGTTTGTCCGGAGAGTGA
- a CDS encoding transglutaminase-like domain-containing protein translates to MRFKLGCDLDYQVDSFSTFIFNFRIAQIDCQKIISEHLQLDPDVHIDEFAAPVLENRYFRVNVSPGTNLRVSYRAEVEMSHFYGDPNQIMEIQPAELPKATWPYLYPSRFCQSDRLVNLALSEFGGELMGYSRVTAICNWIFDKVYYQYGTSSSHTSAFDTATERIGVCRDFAHLGIAFCRALNIPARFVSSYAYGLATPDFHACFEAYLDNRWYLFDATRLAPQNGIVRIGTGRDAADVSIATIFGNVSMNDMRIFIEHVPDPDCPGIPEPTTEAIAIL, encoded by the coding sequence ATGAGGTTTAAATTAGGTTGCGATCTCGATTATCAGGTTGACTCCTTTAGTACGTTTATCTTTAACTTTCGTATCGCGCAGATCGATTGCCAAAAGATTATTAGTGAACATCTGCAGCTTGATCCAGATGTTCATATTGATGAGTTTGCGGCGCCTGTTTTAGAAAATCGATATTTCAGAGTCAATGTATCGCCCGGAACGAATTTGCGTGTTTCGTATAGAGCAGAAGTTGAAATGTCGCATTTTTACGGGGATCCGAATCAGATTATGGAAATTCAGCCGGCGGAATTGCCGAAAGCGACCTGGCCTTACCTTTATCCCAGTCGCTTTTGTCAATCGGACCGATTAGTTAACCTAGCGCTTTCGGAGTTCGGTGGGGAGTTGATGGGCTATTCCAGAGTTACGGCTATCTGTAATTGGATTTTTGACAAGGTTTATTATCAATACGGAACCAGTAGCTCACATACTTCCGCATTCGATACCGCTACTGAGCGAATCGGGGTATGCCGGGATTTTGCGCATTTGGGCATCGCGTTTTGCAGGGCCTTGAATATTCCGGCGCGGTTTGTCTCCAGTTATGCTTATGGATTAGCGACACCCGATTTTCATGCCTGTTTCGAAGCCTATTTGGATAATCGATGGTATTTGTTCGACGCTACCCGTCTGGCGCCGCAGAACGGTATCGTGCGTATCGGCACGGGACGCGACGCGGCCGATGTTTCGATAGCCACAATCTTCGGAAATGTTTCAATGAACGATATGCGTATTTTTATCGAGCATGTTCCAGATCCGGATTGTCCCGGAATTCCGGAGCCGACGACGGAGGCCATTGCGATTTTATGA
- the uvrB gene encoding excinuclease ABC subunit UvrB → MKKAFNIQGRFQPAGDQPVAINQLVEGLNDGEVHQTLLGVTGSGKTFTIANVIDQVQRPAMILAPNKTLAAQLYGEMKEFFPENSVEYFVSYYDYYQPEAYVPASDTFIDKDASLNEHIEQMRLSATKALIEREDTIVVATVSAIYGLGEPESYFQMVLHLVRGDLIDQRAIVRRLAEMQYTRNETELRRATYRVRGEVIDIFPAESEQEALRIELFDDEIERLSLFDPLTGEIKQRIARFTVYPKNHYVTPRDQLLTAVDAIKIELKARLEHLYSLNKLVEAQRLEQRTLFDLEMILEVGYCSGIENYSRYLSGRGPGEPPPTMFDYLPDNALVIVDESHVTIPQIGAMYKGDRSRKETLVEYGFRLPSALDNRPLTFEEFEAKSRQRIYVSATPGPYEKAHSGVFVEQVVRPTGLLDPEIEVRPATTQVDDLLSEINKRVKVNERVLVTTLTKRMSEDLTEYLADHDVRVRYLHSDIDTVERVEIIRDLRLGKFDVLVGINLLREGLDIPEVSLIAILDADKEGFLRSTVSLVQTIGRAARNVHGKAILYGDKITRSMQQAIDETVRRREKQSRFNEMNNITPATVFKSVKDILEIAIPGAGFQPAAKALAVTEPDADYKAMTPKQKSKKLKQMEEQMYKHARNLEFEEAARLRDEIKLLQEIYVIE, encoded by the coding sequence GTGAAAAAGGCATTTAATATTCAAGGCCGTTTTCAACCGGCGGGCGATCAGCCGGTGGCAATTAACCAATTGGTCGAAGGATTGAACGACGGCGAAGTGCATCAAACCTTGCTCGGCGTGACCGGCTCGGGCAAGACTTTTACGATTGCTAATGTTATTGACCAAGTGCAGCGTCCGGCGATGATTTTGGCGCCGAATAAGACATTGGCCGCGCAATTGTACGGCGAGATGAAGGAGTTTTTTCCGGAAAATAGCGTCGAGTATTTCGTGTCGTATTACGACTATTACCAGCCGGAAGCCTATGTACCGGCCTCGGATACCTTCATCGATAAAGATGCTTCGCTGAATGAACATATCGAACAAATGCGTTTATCGGCGACCAAGGCGCTGATCGAACGCGAGGATACGATCGTCGTCGCAACCGTGTCGGCGATTTACGGCTTGGGTGAGCCGGAGTCGTATTTTCAAATGGTCTTGCATTTGGTGCGCGGCGATTTGATCGATCAGCGCGCGATCGTCCGTCGTTTGGCTGAAATGCAATATACGCGTAATGAAACCGAATTGCGCCGCGCGACCTATCGCGTGCGCGGCGAAGTCATAGATATATTTCCGGCCGAATCCGAACAGGAGGCGCTTCGCATCGAGTTGTTCGACGATGAAATCGAGCGACTGTCGCTGTTCGATCCGTTGACCGGCGAAATTAAGCAGCGCATCGCGCGTTTCACGGTCTATCCGAAGAATCATTACGTCACGCCAAGGGATCAACTGTTGACTGCAGTTGACGCGATTAAAATCGAATTGAAAGCGCGTCTCGAGCATTTGTATTCGCTGAATAAATTGGTTGAAGCGCAACGCTTGGAGCAGCGAACATTGTTCGATCTCGAAATGATTTTGGAGGTTGGCTATTGTTCCGGCATCGAAAATTATTCACGTTATCTGTCCGGTCGCGGCCCGGGAGAGCCGCCCCCGACGATGTTCGATTACTTGCCGGATAATGCTTTGGTTATTGTCGATGAAAGTCATGTGACGATTCCGCAGATAGGCGCGATGTATAAAGGAGATCGCTCGCGTAAAGAAACCTTGGTCGAATACGGGTTCAGATTGCCTTCGGCGCTTGATAACCGTCCGTTGACCTTTGAAGAGTTCGAAGCAAAATCCAGGCAGCGAATCTATGTTTCGGCAACGCCCGGGCCTTATGAAAAAGCACATTCCGGGGTCTTTGTCGAGCAGGTTGTCAGGCCGACCGGTTTGCTCGATCCGGAAATCGAAGTTCGACCCGCAACGACTCAGGTCGATGATTTGTTGTCGGAGATCAACAAGCGTGTCAAGGTCAACGAGCGCGTCTTGGTCACAACGTTGACCAAGCGCATGTCCGAAGACTTGACCGAATATCTGGCCGACCATGACGTGCGAGTGCGTTATCTGCATTCGGATATCGATACGGTTGAGCGCGTCGAAATTATTCGCGATTTGCGGCTCGGCAAATTCGATGTGCTGGTCGGTATCAATTTACTGCGCGAAGGGTTGGACATTCCCGAGGTTTCGTTGATCGCGATTTTGGATGCCGACAAGGAAGGGTTCTTGCGTTCGACCGTGTCGTTGGTGCAAACGATAGGCCGCGCGGCGCGCAATGTGCATGGCAAGGCGATTTTGTACGGCGATAAGATCACGCGCTCGATGCAGCAGGCGATCGATGAGACCGTGAGGCGCCGCGAAAAACAGAGCCGTTTCAACGAAATGAACAATATTACGCCGGCAACCGTCTTCAAGTCGGTCAAGGATATTTTGGAAATCGCGATTCCGGGCGCCGGCTTTCAACCGGCGGCGAAGGCCTTGGCTGTGACCGAGCCCGATGCGGACTATAAAGCAATGACGCCGAAACAAAAAAGCAAGAAGCTCAAGCAGATGGAAGAGCAAATGTATAAGCATGCTCGGAATCTGGAGTTTGAAGAAGCGGCGCGGCTCAGGGATGAGATAAAATTATTGCAGGAGATTTATGTGATTGAATGA
- a CDS encoding GAF domain-containing protein encodes MSEMNIDELALQCEQEALHHSGAIQPFGALLRLDTDENLITHASENLLSIAGIEFGRMIGQSIDNYDWLREGLSRLSDKCGKPLFWERAVKTRDWLDITMIRTENGVLVEIERNELPDVHYDIQYYRQQLIKPIRDSNELAAYHQMILDALNVVTGLSRIMVYRFHSDWSGEVIAELVASGLGSYLGLRYPASDIPAIARNLYLLNPIRSIPDVKAKPVTIVGLDDRPVDLSRTDLRSVSPMHIQYLENMGVAASLSLPIKLNGQLWGLIAGHHHAPLKLSRYQRHLCIELVASCNLGLANYFNGNRLKIIDGLERQVNLLLNKIFASGDPLDNIDNNQQSIMAFFQADGFAAIFDQDVISIGAAPEMDDMADIDAWFGRQTNEVVAYEKLHDLFPDNPMLLAIVSGMLAIKIDLGRRGHFRFFWFRREEKQEIPWAGNPNKPILEKADAIVLSPRRSFEKWVEVRSGYSLPWTDQDKLLATKFRKIMLHWL; translated from the coding sequence ATGAGTGAAATGAATATCGATGAATTGGCTCTGCAATGTGAACAAGAAGCGTTGCATCATTCCGGAGCGATACAACCTTTCGGTGCTTTATTGAGGCTCGATACCGACGAGAATTTGATCACGCATGCCAGTGAAAATTTGCTGTCGATCGCAGGTATCGAATTCGGCCGGATGATAGGGCAATCCATCGATAATTATGATTGGTTGCGGGAAGGGCTAAGCCGATTGAGCGACAAGTGCGGAAAACCATTGTTTTGGGAGCGTGCCGTCAAGACCCGGGATTGGCTCGACATTACGATGATTCGTACTGAAAACGGCGTATTGGTCGAAATCGAACGTAATGAACTTCCCGACGTTCATTATGATATTCAGTATTATCGACAACAATTGATTAAACCGATACGAGACTCCAATGAACTGGCTGCCTATCACCAGATGATTCTGGATGCTTTGAATGTCGTCACCGGTTTGAGCAGAATTATGGTTTACCGGTTTCATTCGGACTGGTCCGGAGAAGTCATCGCCGAGCTGGTTGCTTCCGGTTTGGGCAGTTATCTGGGCTTGCGATACCCGGCCAGCGATATCCCGGCGATTGCAAGAAATCTATATTTGCTCAATCCGATACGTTCGATTCCCGATGTCAAAGCAAAACCGGTAACGATCGTAGGCCTAGACGACCGGCCGGTCGATCTCAGTCGAACCGATTTGCGCAGTGTATCGCCGATGCACATTCAATATCTCGAGAACATGGGGGTCGCGGCTTCATTGTCGTTACCGATTAAACTCAACGGTCAATTGTGGGGGTTGATTGCCGGTCATCATCATGCACCGCTCAAATTGTCTCGTTATCAACGCCATTTATGTATCGAGCTGGTGGCATCCTGCAATTTGGGGTTGGCCAATTATTTCAACGGTAATCGTTTGAAAATTATCGACGGTTTGGAGCGTCAGGTTAATCTGTTACTCAATAAAATTTTCGCATCGGGCGATCCGTTGGATAATATCGATAACAATCAACAGTCAATTATGGCGTTTTTTCAAGCGGACGGTTTCGCGGCGATATTCGATCAAGACGTGATCAGTATCGGGGCCGCGCCCGAGATGGACGATATGGCCGATATCGATGCTTGGTTCGGGCGACAAACCAACGAAGTCGTCGCGTATGAAAAGCTTCATGATCTCTTTCCCGATAACCCGATGTTGTTAGCGATAGTAAGCGGGATGTTGGCGATAAAAATCGATTTGGGCCGGCGAGGCCATTTTCGTTTTTTTTGGTTTCGTAGAGAAGAAAAGCAGGAAATCCCTTGGGCGGGAAATCCGAACAAGCCGATTTTGGAAAAAGCCGATGCGATTGTTTTGTCGCCGCGTCGATCGTTCGAAAAGTGGGTCGAAGTGAGGTCGGGCTATAGCCTGCCATGGACTGATCAGGATAAATTGCTCGCGACAAAATTCAGAAAGATCATGTTGCATTGGTTATGA